A region of Pyxidicoccus parkwaysis DNA encodes the following proteins:
- a CDS encoding aspartate ammonia-lyase: MNDARVEQTFQKSLHTLSSDGSAWREETDSLGSLRIPVDAYWGINVRRALDNFAISGRPISVYPDLLYGYACVKQAAARANAELRGLDPARAELIDRACEDVKGGELHEQFVVDILQGGAGTSTNMNFNEVIANRALELAGHPKGAYRYLDPNDHVNRSQSTNDTYPTALKVGLRVSIERLLVQLERLEQAFREKGRELAGIVKVGRTQLQDAVPMTLQQELEGFAVTLGEDHESFRNVLDRLREINLGATAIGTGIAADPRFAEAVRRHLSDIIGCPLVTAPNLIAATTDVGVFMEVSATLKRCAMKLSKICNDLRLLGSGPQAGLGEIQLPARQAGSSIMPGKVNPVIPEVVNEVAFVVAGGDVTLTMAAEAGQLQLNAFGPVIAHVLFENLKFMTAALETLRVNCVTGITANKDRLARQVRSFVGVITALIPHIGYAEAARLAREALSTDADIADLVVSSGVLTREQVTTLLSVEQLTGG; the protein is encoded by the coding sequence ATGAACGACGCCCGGGTCGAGCAGACGTTCCAGAAGAGCCTCCACACCCTCTCGTCGGACGGCTCGGCCTGGCGGGAGGAGACCGACAGCCTCGGCTCCCTGCGGATTCCGGTGGACGCGTATTGGGGCATCAACGTCCGGCGTGCGCTGGACAACTTCGCCATCAGCGGGCGCCCCATCTCGGTGTACCCGGACCTGCTGTACGGCTACGCCTGCGTGAAGCAGGCGGCCGCGCGCGCCAACGCAGAGCTCCGGGGGCTGGACCCGGCCCGCGCGGAGCTCATCGACCGCGCGTGCGAGGACGTCAAGGGCGGCGAGCTCCACGAGCAGTTCGTCGTGGACATCCTCCAGGGCGGCGCGGGCACGTCCACCAACATGAACTTCAACGAGGTCATCGCCAACCGGGCGCTGGAGCTGGCGGGGCACCCGAAGGGGGCCTACCGGTACCTGGACCCCAATGACCACGTGAATCGCAGCCAGAGCACGAATGACACATACCCGACGGCGCTCAAGGTCGGGCTGAGGGTGTCCATCGAGCGGCTGCTCGTGCAGTTGGAGCGGCTGGAGCAGGCGTTCCGCGAGAAGGGGCGAGAGCTCGCGGGCATCGTGAAGGTGGGCCGCACGCAATTGCAGGACGCGGTGCCCATGACGCTCCAGCAGGAGCTGGAGGGCTTCGCCGTCACGCTGGGCGAGGACCACGAGAGCTTCCGGAACGTCCTCGACCGCCTGCGGGAAATCAACCTGGGGGCGACGGCGATTGGCACGGGCATCGCGGCGGACCCGCGCTTCGCGGAGGCCGTGCGCAGGCACCTGTCGGACATCATCGGGTGCCCGCTCGTCACGGCGCCCAACCTCATCGCGGCGACCACCGACGTGGGCGTCTTCATGGAGGTGTCCGCCACGCTCAAGCGCTGCGCGATGAAGCTGTCGAAAATCTGCAATGACTTGCGGCTGCTCGGCTCCGGGCCCCAGGCGGGGCTCGGCGAAATCCAACTCCCTGCGAGGCAGGCGGGCTCGAGCATCATGCCGGGCAAGGTGAACCCGGTGATTCCGGAGGTGGTGAACGAGGTGGCCTTCGTCGTCGCGGGCGGCGATGTGACGCTGACCATGGCCGCCGAGGCGGGGCAGCTCCAGCTCAATGCCTTCGGACCCGTCATCGCGCATGTGCTGTTCGAGAACCTCAAGTTCATGACGGCCGCGCTGGAGACGCTGCGGGTCAACTGCGTGACGGGCATCACCGCCAACAAGGACCGGCTCGCGCGGCAGGTCCGCTCTTTCGTGGGAGTCATCACCGCGCTCATCCCCCACATCGGCTACGCCGAGGCGGCGAGGCTGGCGCGCGAGGCCCTCTCCACGGACGCGGACATCGCCGACCTGGTGGTGTCCTCCGGCGTGCTGACGCGGGAGCAGGTCACCACGCTGCTCTCCGTGGAGCAGCTCACCGGGGGCTGA
- a CDS encoding AbgT family transporter: MKAAHFGDVDVDKQTNHKRAGPPKKKAMERLLDGVERVGNKVPHPAVIFVALIAIVIVLSHVFYLLGASVTYESINPETHALEQTTTAARSLLTADGFRFMFEGVVQNFMNFKAVGVIIVAMLGVGVADSAGLVGALIRKLVKVAPAKLLTYILVFVGILSSVAADAGYLVLIPLAAAAFLTVGRHPLAGLAASFAGVAAVFTVNILVKPLDGILTGITNDAIHILNPERSIDLTANFWFSAASVVMLTVVVSLITDRVIAPRLGEYKGEKPEGAQAVLSAEESRGLKFAFWALIGVVALLALLSIPRGAPLRNAETGALIGDSPLMNGLIVAVTLLFLATGVAYGIGAKTLKSSVDVIKAMEKAVAGLGSLIFLLFIISQFIAFFTYTNMATLAAVKVGDVLEEAGLGAIPLLVGFVIVVALLDLIMTGAIPKWAIFAPVFVPLLMRLHVDPAAVLAAYRVGDGPFNAISPLNAYFALIVTFAQKYQKEAGVGTVVALMLPYVAVVFVVWILLLVAWQVLGLPWGIG; this comes from the coding sequence ATGAAAGCGGCACATTTCGGCGACGTCGACGTGGACAAGCAGACGAATCACAAGCGCGCGGGGCCGCCGAAGAAGAAGGCCATGGAGCGGCTGCTCGACGGCGTCGAGCGGGTGGGCAACAAGGTCCCCCACCCCGCCGTCATCTTCGTCGCGCTCATCGCCATCGTCATCGTGCTCTCGCACGTCTTCTACCTGCTGGGCGCGAGCGTCACCTACGAGAGCATCAACCCCGAGACGCACGCGCTGGAGCAGACCACCACCGCCGCGCGCAGCCTGCTGACGGCGGACGGGTTCCGTTTCATGTTCGAGGGCGTCGTCCAGAACTTCATGAACTTCAAGGCGGTGGGCGTCATCATCGTCGCCATGCTGGGCGTCGGCGTCGCCGACTCGGCGGGGCTGGTGGGCGCGCTCATCCGCAAGCTGGTGAAGGTGGCCCCGGCGAAGCTGCTGACGTACATCCTGGTCTTCGTCGGCATCCTGTCCAGCGTTGCCGCGGACGCCGGCTATCTGGTGTTGATTCCGCTGGCCGCGGCGGCCTTCCTCACCGTGGGCCGGCACCCGCTGGCCGGCCTGGCCGCGTCCTTCGCCGGCGTGGCCGCCGTCTTCACCGTCAACATCCTCGTCAAGCCGCTGGACGGCATCCTCACGGGCATCACCAACGACGCCATACACATCCTCAACCCCGAGCGCTCCATCGACTTGACGGCGAACTTCTGGTTCTCCGCCGCGTCGGTGGTCATGCTGACGGTGGTTGTCTCGCTCATCACGGACCGGGTGATTGCGCCCCGGCTGGGCGAGTACAAGGGCGAGAAGCCCGAGGGCGCGCAGGCCGTGCTGTCCGCGGAGGAGTCGCGCGGGCTGAAATTCGCGTTCTGGGCGCTCATTGGCGTAGTCGCACTGCTGGCGCTCCTCTCGATTCCCCGGGGAGCGCCCCTGCGCAACGCGGAGACGGGCGCGCTCATCGGGGACTCGCCACTGATGAATGGTCTCATCGTGGCCGTCACCCTGCTCTTCCTGGCGACGGGCGTGGCCTATGGCATCGGCGCGAAGACCCTCAAGAGCAGCGTGGACGTCATCAAGGCCATGGAGAAGGCGGTCGCCGGCCTGGGCTCTCTCATCTTCCTGCTGTTCATCATCAGCCAGTTCATCGCCTTCTTCACGTACACCAACATGGCGACGCTCGCGGCCGTGAAGGTGGGTGACGTGCTGGAGGAAGCGGGGCTCGGCGCGATTCCGCTGCTCGTCGGGTTCGTCATCGTGGTGGCCCTGCTCGACCTCATCATGACGGGTGCGATTCCGAAGTGGGCCATCTTCGCGCCCGTCTTCGTGCCGCTGCTGATGCGGCTCCACGTGGACCCCGCCGCGGTGCTGGCCGCCTACCGCGTGGGTGACGGCCCCTTCAACGCCATCTCCCCCCTGAACGCATACTTCGCGCTCATCGTGACCTTCGCTCAGAAGTACCAGAAGGAGGCCGGCGTCGGGACGGTGGTGGCGCTCATGCTGCCCTACGTCGCGGTGGTGTTCGTCGTATGGATTCTCCTGCTGGTGGCCTGGCAGGTGCTCGGACTGCCCTGGGGAATCGGATGA
- a CDS encoding type II asparaginase, with product MRLLATGGTIAGRAASGVEPGYRSGEVAVEALIDAVPGLRELAALDGEQVAQVGSQDMDDALWLKLAARVQEVFDSDAADGVVITHGTDTVEETGWFLHLVVKSDRPVVLTGAMRPATALSADGPLNLYNAVAVAADPAARGRGAIVVLNDDLHCARDVTKSSTTDVHTFISPGPGLLGSASYGRVRYFRQPPHPHTTASGFSLDGIRQLPRVDILYAHAGMTADLVRASVSLGARGLVMAGVGNGNMSTAAVRALAEAAREGVVVVRSTRVVSGDVGRNIELDDDALGLVAADQLNPQKARVLLQLCLARGMERDAVQDAFHRY from the coding sequence GTGCGACTGCTGGCCACGGGCGGCACCATCGCCGGGAGGGCCGCGTCCGGCGTGGAGCCGGGCTACCGCTCCGGCGAGGTGGCCGTGGAGGCGCTCATCGACGCCGTGCCTGGCCTGCGCGAACTGGCGGCGCTGGATGGAGAGCAGGTGGCGCAGGTGGGCAGCCAGGACATGGACGATGCCCTGTGGCTGAAGCTGGCGGCGCGGGTGCAGGAGGTGTTCGACTCGGACGCGGCGGACGGCGTCGTCATCACCCATGGGACAGACACGGTGGAGGAGACGGGCTGGTTCCTGCATCTGGTGGTGAAGAGCGACCGGCCGGTGGTGCTGACGGGCGCCATGCGGCCGGCCACGGCGCTGAGCGCGGACGGGCCCCTCAACCTCTACAACGCGGTGGCCGTCGCGGCGGACCCGGCGGCGCGGGGGCGTGGGGCCATCGTCGTGCTGAACGATGATTTGCACTGCGCGCGCGACGTGACGAAGTCGAGCACCACGGATGTGCACACGTTCATCTCTCCGGGACCGGGACTGCTGGGCAGCGCCAGCTACGGCCGCGTGCGCTACTTCCGCCAGCCGCCGCATCCGCACACCACCGCGTCCGGGTTCTCCTTGGACGGGATACGACAACTTCCGCGCGTGGACATCCTCTACGCGCACGCCGGCATGACCGCGGACCTGGTACGCGCCAGCGTGTCGTTGGGGGCGCGGGGACTCGTGATGGCGGGCGTGGGGAACGGCAACATGTCCACGGCGGCCGTGCGCGCTCTCGCCGAGGCAGCGCGGGAGGGAGTGGTGGTGGTGCGCAGCACGCGCGTGGTGAGCGGAGACGTGGGCCGCAACATCGAGCTGGATGATGATGCGCTGGGACTGGTGGCAGCGGACCAGCTCAATCCACAGAAGGCGCGCGTGCTACTTCAGTTGTGCCTCGCGCGGGGAATGGAGCGTGACGCCGTGCAGGACGCCTTCCATCGGTACTGA
- a CDS encoding DUF2254 family protein, with protein sequence MSTRRLRQLLRRPYWMVLIGLLVAGVVAGALLARQQTDTAPNLFGMAWRGTTNDARSILATLFGVQTTILTVVLSLNAPLIQSAANQYSPRLVPIYLQSAPLRRAIPLFALSSGYILSAVRELGVLDDASMRPRPVVSGAFILVLVALFFLVLCMIRTFRYMRVEHVLGLVQDSIAAATERLGRSCLAGLPLDSATTLPVPARAMVLRAPSSGYLAAVDLRRLAWCARRWGVRVRVDLPVGDHMDRGESVGWVAADDGGRVDARVLRGLAAALEISPAREPGSDPVFGLRILVDVANRALSSSSNDAYTARQALQQMRSVLRRLAALPSGDWNVVDADGRGRVSVMALRLRDLLLLAVDGPLLHGMGNPDVLEEVLRIALTVHQAARTGEDRDAAQALLERVLADASAHGGLGRERYQRLLIDAERVRVSFGGGDVLPYDGPVGHA encoded by the coding sequence ATGTCCACCCGCCGCCTGCGTCAGCTCCTCCGCAGGCCGTACTGGATGGTGCTGATTGGCTTGCTCGTCGCCGGCGTGGTGGCCGGGGCGCTGCTGGCCCGCCAGCAGACGGACACCGCGCCGAACCTGTTCGGCATGGCCTGGCGTGGCACCACCAACGACGCCCGCTCCATCCTGGCCACGCTGTTCGGCGTGCAGACGACCATCCTCACCGTGGTGCTGTCGCTGAACGCGCCGCTCATCCAGTCCGCGGCGAACCAGTACTCACCCCGGCTCGTCCCCATCTACCTGCAGAGCGCGCCGCTGCGCCGAGCCATCCCCCTCTTCGCGCTGTCCAGCGGCTACATCCTCTCGGCCGTGCGCGAATTGGGTGTCCTCGACGATGCGAGCATGCGGCCCCGGCCCGTCGTCTCCGGTGCCTTCATCCTCGTCCTCGTCGCGCTCTTCTTCCTCGTGCTCTGCATGATTCGGACGTTCCGGTACATGCGCGTGGAGCACGTGCTGGGGCTCGTGCAGGACTCCATCGCCGCAGCCACGGAGCGGCTCGGACGCTCGTGCCTGGCGGGGCTGCCGCTGGACTCGGCGACGACGTTGCCGGTGCCCGCACGGGCCATGGTGCTGCGTGCTCCGTCGTCGGGCTACCTCGCCGCGGTGGACCTTCGCCGCCTCGCGTGGTGCGCGCGGAGGTGGGGCGTACGCGTGCGGGTGGACCTGCCCGTGGGAGACCACATGGACCGGGGCGAGTCCGTCGGCTGGGTGGCGGCGGACGACGGTGGGCGGGTGGATGCCCGGGTGCTGCGAGGCCTCGCCGCCGCACTGGAGATTTCCCCGGCGCGCGAGCCGGGCTCGGACCCGGTCTTCGGGCTGCGTATCCTCGTCGACGTCGCCAACCGCGCGCTGTCCTCGTCCTCGAATGACGCGTATACGGCGCGGCAGGCATTGCAGCAGATGCGCTCGGTGCTGCGGCGGCTGGCGGCGCTGCCTTCCGGGGACTGGAACGTCGTCGACGCGGATGGCCGGGGACGCGTCTCGGTCATGGCCCTGCGCCTGCGCGACCTGCTCCTCCTCGCCGTGGACGGCCCGCTTCTCCATGGGATGGGCAACCCCGACGTGCTGGAGGAGGTGCTGCGGATTGCGCTCACGGTGCATCAGGCCGCGCGCACCGGGGAGGACCGCGACGCGGCGCAGGCCCTGCTCGAGCGCGTGCTCGCGGACGCCAGCGCTCACGGTGGCCTGGGACGTGAGCGCTACCAGCGGCTGCTCATCGATGCGGAGCGAGTCCGCGTGTCCTTCGGCGGAGGCGATGTCCTTCCGTACGATGGCCCCGTGGGCCATGCGTGA
- the glsA gene encoding glutaminase A translates to MSAALRELHDSLLSEEGGTLATYIPELARVDPALFGLALATLDGRVHAAGDADVPFTLQSISKPFVYARALADLGLEAVLSRVGAEPSGEAFNAISLEPGTGRPSNPMVNAGAILTTSLVSGDGPAARFERIRDTLSAFAGRRLELDEAVLASELETGDRNRALAYLMRNAGALRCEVDEALDVYFRQCALLATAEDVAVMAATLANGGVNPRTKEAVVPGPVAEHVLALMASCGMYDGAGEWLLRVGLPAKSGVSGGIVAVSPGQFGIGLFSPRLDVRGNSVRGVAASRVLAERFQLHLMHYPGRTAPVIARSGDARTLRSRRLRRRAERDVLHQHGGAIHLRALQGDIEFAAAESVLQSLGALPGKARWLVLELEGVTRLHPIAARMLDAAVAELGGRGIAVVTGDVHRRGLLPHASVEHASVEEAQEECEDALLARHGALLSPDTVLAWEAHDAWAALDEEARAALAAALPVRAYGRGERVLAQDGEELFLVLSGRVGLYGPGVRGRRLGSAGPGTAVQRPGQAGGGLVAELSTSGRVLGAAQQERLERERPRVLARLWKWLAGVGRE, encoded by the coding sequence GTGTCCGCCGCCCTGCGTGAGCTGCACGACAGCCTCCTGTCCGAGGAGGGCGGGACGCTGGCGACGTACATCCCCGAGTTGGCGCGGGTGGACCCGGCGCTGTTCGGGCTCGCGCTCGCCACACTGGACGGGCGCGTCCACGCGGCGGGCGATGCGGATGTGCCCTTCACGCTCCAATCCATCTCCAAGCCCTTCGTGTACGCGCGGGCCCTGGCGGACCTGGGACTGGAGGCGGTGCTGTCACGAGTGGGGGCGGAGCCCAGCGGCGAGGCCTTCAACGCCATCAGCCTGGAGCCGGGCACCGGCCGTCCGTCCAACCCCATGGTGAATGCCGGCGCCATCCTGACGACGTCCCTCGTGAGCGGCGACGGGCCGGCCGCGCGCTTCGAGCGCATCCGGGACACGCTGTCGGCATTCGCAGGCCGCCGCCTGGAATTGGACGAGGCGGTGCTCGCGTCAGAGCTGGAGACGGGGGACCGCAACCGCGCGCTGGCCTACCTGATGCGCAACGCGGGCGCGCTGCGCTGCGAGGTCGACGAGGCCCTCGACGTGTACTTCCGCCAGTGCGCGCTCCTGGCCACGGCGGAGGATGTCGCCGTCATGGCGGCCACCCTGGCGAACGGCGGCGTCAACCCGCGCACGAAGGAAGCCGTCGTGCCGGGGCCCGTGGCCGAGCACGTGCTCGCGCTGATGGCGAGCTGTGGCATGTACGACGGCGCCGGGGAGTGGCTGCTGCGCGTGGGACTGCCCGCGAAGAGCGGCGTCTCCGGGGGAATCGTGGCGGTGAGCCCGGGGCAGTTCGGTATCGGCCTCTTCAGCCCACGGCTCGACGTGCGAGGCAACAGCGTGCGGGGCGTCGCCGCGAGCCGCGTGCTGGCGGAGCGCTTCCAGTTGCACCTGATGCATTACCCCGGCCGCACAGCGCCCGTCATCGCCCGCTCTGGTGATGCGCGGACGCTCCGCTCCCGAAGGCTCCGCCGCCGCGCGGAGCGGGACGTGCTCCACCAGCACGGAGGCGCCATCCACCTGCGTGCACTTCAGGGGGACATCGAGTTCGCCGCCGCGGAGTCCGTGCTCCAGTCGCTCGGCGCGCTGCCCGGAAAGGCGCGGTGGCTGGTGTTGGAATTGGAGGGCGTTACGCGTCTCCACCCCATCGCGGCGCGGATGTTGGACGCCGCCGTGGCGGAGCTCGGCGGGCGGGGCATCGCCGTGGTGACGGGCGATGTGCACCGGCGCGGGCTGCTCCCGCATGCCTCCGTGGAGCATGCCTCCGTCGAAGAAGCACAGGAGGAGTGCGAGGACGCGCTGCTCGCCCGGCATGGCGCGCTCCTGTCGCCGGACACGGTGCTCGCGTGGGAGGCGCATGACGCCTGGGCCGCCCTGGACGAAGAGGCGCGCGCCGCGTTGGCCGCGGCCCTGCCGGTGCGGGCGTATGGGCGCGGCGAGAGGGTGCTTGCGCAGGACGGAGAGGAGCTGTTCCTCGTTCTCTCCGGGAGGGTGGGCCTGTACGGCCCGGGCGTTAGGGGACGGAGGCTCGGCTCGGCGGGGCCCGGCACGGCCGTCCAGCGTCCCGGGCAGGCGGGTGGTGGGCTCGTCGCGGAGCTGTCCACGTCGGGCCGGGTGTTGGGTGCGGCGCAGCAGGAGCGGCTGGAGCGTGAGCGCCCGCGCGTGCTGGCGCGGCTCTGGAAGTGGCTGGCCGGGGTGGGGAGGGAGTAG